A single window of Nocardia sp. NBC_01327 DNA harbors:
- the ppc gene encoding phosphoenolpyruvate carboxylase: MREDQIETATAPLRDDIRFLGGILGDTIRDHEGPEVFDLIERVRVEAFKVRRSEVERSAVADMLRGVDIHTAIPVIRAFSHFLLLANLAEDLQRDRRRAVHIAAGELPQDSSLAATYRKLDAAPPAADTVVDLLTDALVSPVITAHPTETRRRTIFDVQSRITELMRQRQRYSEHEPEFAVIDTDIRRQVLQLWRAALIRLARLRIQDEIEVGLRYYDLTLFEVIPKINDEVRAALRSRWPEHELLARPILRPGSWIGGDRDGNPFVTAEVVHRATHRAGALVFERYLKSIVELEKSMSQSARLVPVTPELAALAGAGFDDSPQRADEPYRRALRAIRARLSAAARRSLGEIPSEGIDVVAEPYAGPEELLADLNVVDAAMRASGDGLLADDQLAALRGAVETFGFHLQGLDLRQNSEMHEQVVAELFAWAGVHSDYASLDEEQRVALLAAELTTRRPLVGPTAQLSELAAKELAVVRAARSAIDDLGPDTVPNYIISMCTSVSDMLEAALLLKEAGILDPGDANTPPSSTVGVVPLFETIDDLRGGAEILSAALEVPAYQRLVAARGMQQEVMLGYSDSNKDGGYLAANWALYRAELDLVDTARKTGIRLRLFHGRGGTVGRGGGRSYDAILAQPAGAVRGSLRLTEQGEIISTKYADPGTAYRNLEALVAGTLESTLLDVEGLGGEAEASYEVLDELAELARQAYARLVHETPGFVEYFRASTPIAEVADLNLGSRPASRKPTNSVYDLRAIPWVMAWSQSRVMLPGWYGTGTAFEQWIGDDPARLDALSDLYRRWPFFRTIMSNLAQVMAKADMDIAATYADLVPDKALRDTIFGMICEEFTRTVRMHAAITGTDELLADNPALAESIHNRFPYLEPLNQLQVDLLRRRRAGDDSELVERGILLTMNGLSTALRNSG, translated from the coding sequence GTGCGAGAAGATCAGATCGAGACGGCCACCGCGCCGCTACGCGACGATATCCGGTTCCTGGGCGGGATTCTCGGGGACACCATTCGCGACCACGAGGGCCCGGAGGTCTTCGACCTCATCGAGCGGGTGCGCGTGGAAGCCTTCAAGGTGCGCCGGTCGGAGGTGGAGCGCAGCGCGGTCGCCGACATGCTGCGCGGTGTCGATATCCACACCGCCATTCCGGTGATCCGCGCCTTCAGTCACTTTCTGCTGCTGGCCAATCTGGCCGAGGACCTGCAGCGTGACCGCCGCCGCGCCGTGCACATCGCGGCGGGGGAGTTGCCGCAGGATTCCAGCCTGGCGGCCACCTACCGCAAGCTCGACGCCGCCCCGCCGGCGGCCGATACCGTCGTCGATCTGCTGACCGACGCCCTGGTCTCTCCGGTCATCACCGCGCATCCGACCGAGACCCGGCGGCGCACCATCTTCGATGTGCAGTCGCGCATCACCGAACTCATGCGGCAGCGTCAGCGCTACAGCGAGCACGAACCCGAGTTCGCGGTCATCGACACCGATATCCGGCGGCAGGTGCTGCAGCTGTGGCGTGCGGCACTGATCCGGTTGGCGCGCTTGCGGATTCAGGACGAGATCGAGGTCGGCCTGCGGTACTACGACCTCACGCTGTTCGAGGTCATTCCGAAGATCAATGACGAGGTCCGGGCGGCGCTGCGGTCGCGCTGGCCGGAGCATGAATTGCTCGCACGCCCGATCCTGCGTCCGGGCTCCTGGATCGGCGGTGATCGGGACGGCAATCCGTTCGTGACCGCGGAGGTGGTGCACCGCGCCACCCATCGGGCGGGTGCCCTCGTCTTCGAGCGGTATCTGAAATCTATTGTGGAGCTCGAGAAGTCGATGTCGCAGTCGGCGCGGCTGGTACCGGTGACGCCGGAGCTCGCGGCGCTGGCCGGAGCTGGATTCGATGACTCCCCGCAGCGTGCCGATGAACCGTATCGCCGCGCACTGCGTGCCATCCGGGCTCGGCTCAGTGCCGCGGCGCGCCGGTCGCTCGGCGAAATCCCTTCGGAGGGAATAGATGTCGTCGCCGAGCCGTACGCCGGGCCCGAGGAGCTGCTCGCGGATCTGAATGTGGTCGACGCCGCCATGCGCGCTTCCGGTGACGGCCTGCTCGCCGATGATCAACTGGCCGCGCTGCGCGGTGCGGTGGAGACCTTCGGTTTTCATCTGCAGGGTTTGGATCTGCGGCAGAACTCGGAAATGCACGAGCAGGTGGTGGCCGAGCTGTTCGCCTGGGCCGGAGTGCATTCGGACTACGCCTCGCTCGACGAGGAACAGCGGGTGGCATTGCTCGCGGCCGAATTGACCACGCGCCGACCGCTTGTCGGGCCCACCGCACAGCTCAGCGAGCTGGCGGCGAAGGAACTCGCGGTGGTGCGCGCCGCCAGGAGCGCCATCGACGATCTCGGCCCGGACACCGTGCCCAACTACATCATCAGCATGTGCACCTCGGTCAGCGACATGCTGGAGGCGGCGCTGCTGCTCAAGGAAGCGGGCATTCTCGATCCCGGTGATGCGAACACCCCGCCGTCCAGCACGGTCGGTGTGGTGCCGCTGTTCGAGACCATCGACGATCTGCGCGGTGGCGCCGAAATCCTGTCCGCGGCACTGGAGGTGCCCGCCTATCAGCGCCTGGTCGCGGCGCGCGGTATGCAGCAGGAGGTGATGCTCGGTTACTCCGATTCGAACAAGGACGGCGGGTACCTGGCCGCCAACTGGGCGCTGTACCGGGCCGAACTGGATCTGGTGGATACCGCCCGCAAGACCGGAATTCGACTGCGGCTCTTCCACGGTCGCGGTGGCACCGTCGGCCGCGGCGGCGGTCGCAGTTATGACGCCATCCTCGCTCAGCCCGCCGGGGCGGTGCGCGGATCACTGCGCCTGACCGAACAGGGCGAGATCATCTCGACCAAATACGCCGATCCGGGTACCGCGTACCGCAATCTCGAGGCTCTGGTCGCGGGCACCCTGGAATCCACCCTGCTCGATGTGGAGGGTTTGGGCGGCGAGGCTGAAGCCTCCTACGAGGTTCTCGACGAGCTGGCCGAGCTGGCTCGCCAGGCGTACGCGCGACTGGTGCACGAAACCCCCGGATTCGTCGAATACTTCCGTGCCTCAACGCCTATCGCGGAGGTCGCCGACCTCAATCTGGGCAGCCGGCCCGCCTCCCGCAAGCCCACCAACTCCGTCTACGACCTGCGCGCCATTCCCTGGGTGATGGCGTGGAGCCAGTCCCGGGTCATGCTGCCCGGCTGGTACGGCACCGGCACCGCCTTCGAGCAGTGGATCGGGGATGATCCGGCCCGCCTGGACGCACTGTCCGATCTCTACCGGCGCTGGCCGTTCTTCCGCACCATCATGTCCAATCTGGCGCAGGTCATGGCCAAGGCGGATATGGATATCGCCGCGACCTACGCCGATCTGGTTCCCGATAAAGCGCTGCGGGACACCATCTTCGGCATGATCTGCGAGGAGTTCACCCGCACCGTGCGCATGCACGCCGCCATCACCGGCACCGATGAACTGCTCGCGGACAACCCGGCCCTGGCCGAATCCATCCACAACCGCTTCCCCTACCTCGAACCCCTCAATCAACTACAGGTGGATCTGCTGCGCCGCCGCCGCGCCGGAGACGACTCCGAACTGGTGGAACGCGGCATCCTGCTCACCATGAACGGCCTGTCCACAGCCCTGCGCAATTCTGGCTAG